The following are encoded together in the Serratia odorifera genome:
- the yajD gene encoding HNH nuclease YajD: protein MAYIPKNYAKLEVGYREKALKLFPWVCGRCSREFVYSNLRELTVHHIDHDHSNNPEDGSNWEMLCLYCHDHEHSKYTEADQYGSTVVAGEDAQQDVGIATHNPFANLKALMKK from the coding sequence ATGGCATATATCCCAAAAAACTACGCGAAACTGGAAGTCGGCTATCGCGAAAAGGCACTGAAACTGTTCCCGTGGGTCTGTGGCCGCTGCTCACGCGAATTTGTTTATTCCAACCTGCGCGAATTAACGGTGCATCACATCGATCACGATCACAGCAACAACCCGGAGGATGGCAGCAATTGGGAAATGCTGTGCCTGTACTGCCACGATCATGAGCATTCAAAATACACCGAAGCAGACCAGTACGGTTCGACGGTGGTGGCCGGCGAGGATGCGCAGCAGGACGTCGGCATCGCCACGCACAATCCGTTCGCCAACCTGAAAGCATTGATGAAAAAGTAA
- a CDS encoding AAA family ATPase, with amino-acid sequence MIVLIGSQKGGVGKSTKAVNIAGYLILKEGKTAIIVDADDQKSIMTWYNDRQNGDGLPHIPVVAASGKIKETLLELNRHYDYVIVDTAGRDSAELRSGLLAADLFLSPLRPSQMDLDTVGYLSEMFSTAQEYNEKVKGYIVLNMCPTNIFINEANEAAAVLSEYPQFTLVSNRLCDRKIYRDAWGEAKTIHEAHNPKAQHEIESLVKEVIL; translated from the coding sequence ATGATTGTTTTGATTGGCTCGCAGAAAGGCGGCGTAGGGAAATCAACCAAGGCGGTAAATATCGCCGGGTATCTGATCCTCAAGGAAGGCAAAACAGCGATAATCGTTGACGCCGACGACCAAAAATCGATCATGACCTGGTACAACGATCGGCAAAACGGCGATGGGCTGCCACATATTCCGGTGGTGGCGGCGTCCGGCAAAATCAAGGAGACCTTGCTGGAGCTGAACCGCCATTACGATTACGTTATCGTCGATACCGCCGGCCGCGACAGCGCCGAACTGCGCTCCGGCCTACTGGCCGCCGACCTCTTCCTGTCGCCGCTGCGTCCGTCGCAGATGGATCTCGACACCGTCGGCTATCTGTCAGAGATGTTCTCCACCGCGCAGGAATACAATGAAAAAGTGAAGGGCTACATTGTGCTGAACATGTGTCCGACCAATATCTTCATTAACGAAGCCAATGAAGCGGCTGCGGTGTTAAGCGAATACCCGCAATTCACGCTGGTGAGCAACCGCTTGTGCGATCGCAAGATTTATCGTGACGCCTGGGGCGAAGCAAAGACCATTCATGAAGCGCATAACCCCAAAGCGCAGCACGAAATCGAAAGCCTGGTAAAAGAGGTGATCTTATGA